Proteins co-encoded in one Pseudorhizobium banfieldiae genomic window:
- a CDS encoding precorrin-8X methylmutase — protein MTTYDYIREGDAIYRKSFAIIREEADLSSFSEDQVDIAVRMIHACGLVEAAEHFRFSPDFVSKARGALHAGRPIFCDAEMVAHGITRARLPGDNRVICTLRDSRTIELAKTIGNTRSAAALDLWDEMEGALVAIGNAPTALFRLLEMLDAGAPRPAAIIGMPVGFVGAAESKEALMTAPLGIPYAVVRGRMGGSAMTAAAVNALARTGL, from the coding sequence ATGACCACCTACGACTATATTCGCGAGGGCGACGCCATCTACAGGAAGTCCTTCGCGATCATCCGTGAAGAGGCTGACCTGTCGTCCTTCAGCGAAGATCAAGTCGATATCGCGGTCCGGATGATCCATGCCTGCGGCCTGGTAGAAGCTGCTGAGCATTTCCGTTTCTCTCCGGATTTCGTATCGAAGGCCCGCGGTGCACTGCATGCCGGCAGGCCGATTTTCTGCGATGCGGAGATGGTCGCCCATGGCATCACGCGCGCCCGACTGCCCGGCGACAATCGGGTAATCTGTACGCTTCGCGACAGCCGCACCATCGAACTGGCGAAGACGATTGGCAACACCCGCTCGGCCGCGGCCTTGGACCTGTGGGACGAGATGGAAGGGGCGCTGGTGGCGATCGGCAACGCGCCGACCGCGCTGTTCCGGCTGCTCGAAATGCTCGATGCCGGCGCGCCCCGGCCTGCCGCCATCATCGGCATGCCTGTGGGCTTCGTGGGAGCCGCAGAATCAAAGGAAGCGCTTATGACAGCACCCCTCGGGATTCCCTACGCAGTCGTCCGCGGACGCATGGGGGGGTCTGCAATGACAGCCGCAGCGGTCAACGCGCTCGCGAGGACCGGGCTTTGA
- a CDS encoding precorrin-2 C(20)-methyltransferase, which produces MTASVKGRLTGVGTGPGDPELLTLKAVRALQEADVVAFFCKKGSAGNGRAIVDAHLRPGVIELPLVYPVTTETHKEDLNYKEPIAAFFDRSAEDVARHLEEGRNVAVLSEGDPLFYGSYMHLHVRLAHRYTTEVVAGVTAMSGCWSVAGLPLVQGDDILSILPGTLPEESLAERLARTDGAVIMKVGRNLPKIRRALQSADKLSQAVYVERGTMAAGKVCRLEERDETPAPYFSLILVPGWKTRP; this is translated from the coding sequence TTGACAGCCAGCGTGAAGGGCCGCTTGACGGGCGTGGGCACTGGTCCCGGCGATCCCGAACTGCTGACCCTCAAGGCGGTGCGCGCGCTCCAGGAAGCCGATGTCGTCGCCTTCTTCTGCAAGAAGGGCAGCGCCGGAAATGGCCGCGCCATCGTGGACGCTCATCTCCGCCCTGGGGTCATCGAACTGCCGCTCGTTTATCCGGTAACGACGGAAACGCATAAGGAAGACCTGAACTACAAGGAGCCGATCGCCGCTTTCTTCGATCGCTCGGCGGAGGATGTCGCCAGGCATCTGGAGGAAGGACGAAATGTCGCCGTCCTCAGCGAGGGTGATCCCCTCTTCTACGGATCCTACATGCATCTTCATGTGCGGCTCGCGCACCGCTATACGACGGAAGTTGTTGCCGGCGTCACGGCCATGTCGGGCTGCTGGTCAGTCGCCGGGCTGCCGCTGGTCCAGGGCGATGATATCCTCAGCATCCTGCCGGGAACGCTGCCGGAGGAATCACTGGCAGAGCGGCTGGCAAGAACGGACGGCGCCGTGATCATGAAGGTCGGCCGCAACCTGCCGAAAATCCGGCGTGCCCTTCAGTCGGCCGACAAGCTGTCACAGGCCGTCTATGTCGAACGCGGCACGATGGCGGCCGGCAAGGTATGCCGGCTTGAGGAACGGGATGAGACCCCGGCACCATATTTCTCGCTAATCCTCGTTCCCGGCTGGAAAACACGTCCATGA
- a CDS encoding precorrin-3B C(17)-methyltransferase codes for MTGSLVVVGTGPGNPEQMTPEAAAAIAAAEDFFGYFPYLDRLSLRHDQRRHASDNREELARAREALAMAAAGGKVCVVSGGDPGVFAMAAAVCEAIEAGPAEWRSIDLSIVPGVTAMLAVAARAGAPLGHDFCAISLSTNLKPWNVIEKRIVAAAKAGFVMAFYNPISKARPHQLGEAFDLLRHHLPPSVPVIFGRAAGRPDEMIRTVTLTDAAPEMADMATCIIVGTSDTRVIERGGKEPLVYSPRSYRGGSA; via the coding sequence ATGACCGGGTCGCTCGTTGTGGTGGGAACGGGGCCTGGAAACCCCGAGCAGATGACCCCGGAGGCCGCCGCCGCCATTGCCGCGGCTGAGGATTTCTTCGGTTATTTCCCCTACCTCGACCGGCTTTCCCTGCGCCATGACCAGCGTCGGCACGCATCCGACAACCGCGAGGAACTGGCGCGGGCGCGGGAAGCGCTCGCCATGGCCGCGGCAGGAGGGAAAGTCTGCGTCGTTTCGGGCGGCGATCCTGGCGTTTTCGCAATGGCCGCGGCCGTCTGCGAAGCCATCGAGGCGGGACCCGCGGAATGGCGCAGCATTGATCTCTCGATCGTTCCCGGAGTCACCGCCATGCTCGCGGTGGCAGCGAGAGCTGGCGCACCACTGGGGCACGATTTCTGCGCCATATCCCTCTCGACCAACCTGAAACCCTGGAACGTCATCGAAAAGCGCATCGTTGCGGCGGCCAAGGCTGGCTTCGTCATGGCCTTCTACAACCCGATCAGCAAGGCACGCCCGCATCAGCTCGGCGAAGCCTTCGACCTGCTTCGCCATCATCTGCCCCCCTCGGTGCCGGTGATCTTCGGCAGGGCTGCTGGACGCCCGGATGAGATGATCAGGACCGTTACCCTCACCGATGCCGCGCCGGAGATGGCAGACATGGCCACCTGCATCATTGTGGGTACGAGCGATACGCGGGTCATCGAACGCGGCGGGAAGGAGCCTTTGGTCTATTCACCGCGCAGCTACAGGGGTGGCAGTGCATGA
- a CDS encoding cobalt-precorrin-6A reductase, whose product MKHSILILGGTGEARRLAGRLADDPRYTVVLSLAGRTRTPIEHPVPVRVGGFGGAEGLAQYLREKKISILIDATHPYAARISANAAEATKKACVPMIALRRAPWQRQPDDRWTEVSSITEAVQLLGEESRRVFLTLGRQELLPFEAAPHHRYLVRSVDPVEPRLAVPYAAYLTERGPFEAASEKALLQEHGIEVIVAKNSGGPASYGKIIAARKLGIDVILIRRPRLAEVPAVDSVEAVLDHLAHALPPL is encoded by the coding sequence TTGAAACACTCCATCCTCATTCTGGGCGGCACGGGAGAGGCGCGCCGGCTTGCAGGCCGTCTTGCGGACGATCCTCGTTATACTGTCGTGCTCTCGCTTGCCGGTCGAACCCGAACTCCAATCGAGCACCCGGTTCCTGTTCGAGTGGGTGGCTTTGGCGGAGCGGAAGGTCTCGCGCAGTATCTTCGGGAGAAGAAGATCTCCATCCTGATCGACGCGACGCATCCCTATGCCGCTCGAATATCGGCGAATGCGGCGGAAGCGACGAAGAAGGCATGTGTGCCGATGATCGCGCTCCGCCGTGCGCCTTGGCAACGCCAGCCGGATGATCGATGGACCGAGGTGAGCAGCATCACTGAGGCGGTCCAGCTGTTGGGCGAAGAATCGCGGAGGGTATTTCTTACCCTTGGTCGGCAGGAACTCCTGCCGTTCGAAGCCGCGCCCCACCACCGCTATCTCGTTCGTAGCGTCGATCCTGTCGAGCCGCGGCTTGCGGTTCCCTATGCCGCCTACCTGACGGAGCGCGGGCCGTTCGAGGCAGCAAGTGAGAAGGCGCTGCTGCAGGAGCATGGTATCGAAGTCATCGTGGCAAAGAATAGTGGAGGCCCCGCCAGCTACGGGAAGATCATCGCGGCTCGCAAGCTGGGGATCGACGTGATCCTGATTCGCCGCCCGCGGCTGGCGGAGGTTCCGGCAGTCGACTCCGTGGAAGCGGTCCTGGATCACCTCGCTCATGCACTGCCACCCCTGTAG
- a CDS encoding bifunctional cobalt-precorrin-7 (C(5))-methyltransferase/cobalt-precorrin-6B (C(15))-methyltransferase codes for MECFKVPPESPANHAPRRRWLSIVGIGEDGVAGLGENARLAIASAEVVFGGRRHLQLAEPLIKGQAQAWPSPFDASMNDLLALRGKPVCVLASGDPFFFGVGVTLSRQVAPDEFASFPAPSAFSLAASRLGWALQKVETLSLHGRPDDLIRPLLHPGRRLLVLTSDGNGPKILAKLLCDLGFEDSNLTVLEALGGPGERIRAHTALGFPSSDIHDLNLVAVEIKARADARILPLTAGLDDDLYEHDGQITKREIRAVTLSALAPRRGELLWDIGAGSGSIGIEWMLADPSMRAIAFEADPVRAERALRNAQAFGVPGLRIVHGKAPKVLDDPEKPDAIFIGGGGSAPGVLDAAVEQLKPLGRLVANAVTSEMEAVLLAAQARLGGSMVRLQVSRLGDVGTMHGWRSAMPVTQWIWTKPGENR; via the coding sequence ATGGAGTGTTTCAAAGTGCCTCCTGAATCACCCGCCAACCATGCACCGCGCAGGCGCTGGCTGTCCATCGTCGGCATTGGCGAGGACGGAGTTGCGGGGCTGGGAGAAAACGCCAGACTGGCGATTGCCTCCGCCGAAGTCGTCTTCGGAGGGCGAAGGCATCTGCAACTGGCAGAACCTCTGATCAAGGGGCAAGCCCAAGCTTGGCCGAGCCCCTTCGACGCATCCATGAATGACCTATTGGCTCTGAGGGGAAAGCCTGTCTGTGTGCTCGCCTCCGGCGATCCGTTCTTCTTCGGCGTCGGCGTGACCCTCTCCCGGCAAGTCGCGCCGGATGAATTCGCGTCATTCCCGGCCCCATCGGCTTTCTCGCTCGCCGCCTCACGCCTCGGCTGGGCCCTGCAGAAGGTGGAGACGCTGTCGCTGCACGGTCGGCCCGACGACCTCATCCGGCCGCTGCTGCATCCTGGCCGCCGCCTGCTGGTGCTGACCTCGGATGGGAACGGTCCGAAGATCCTAGCCAAGCTACTCTGTGATCTCGGTTTTGAAGATTCAAACCTCACCGTACTGGAGGCGCTGGGAGGTCCAGGTGAGCGTATCCGAGCCCACACGGCCCTTGGGTTCCCGTCCTCCGATATCCACGACCTCAACCTCGTCGCAGTCGAAATCAAGGCACGGGCGGATGCGCGTATCCTTCCGCTCACCGCCGGCCTTGACGATGATCTCTACGAACATGATGGCCAGATCACCAAGCGAGAAATCCGCGCAGTGACGCTCTCCGCGCTCGCACCACGCCGTGGAGAGCTGCTCTGGGACATCGGCGCCGGCTCAGGTTCGATCGGCATCGAGTGGATGCTCGCCGATCCCTCCATGCGCGCTATCGCATTCGAGGCTGACCCTGTTCGAGCGGAACGCGCACTGCGGAACGCCCAGGCTTTCGGCGTTCCCGGTCTCAGGATCGTTCACGGCAAGGCACCTAAAGTGCTCGACGACCCCGAAAAGCCTGACGCGATCTTCATCGGCGGTGGGGGAAGCGCACCCGGCGTATTGGATGCAGCTGTCGAACAGCTCAAACCCCTTGGGCGGTTGGTGGCAAACGCCGTGACAAGCGAGATGGAGGCGGTTCTGCTGGCTGCCCAGGCCCGGCTTGGCGGCAGCATGGTGCGGCTTCAGGTCAGTCGCCTCGGGGATGTTGGCACGATGCATGGCTGGCGCTCGGCCATGCCAGTCACGCAATGGATCTGGACAAAGCCGGGAGAGAACCGATGA
- a CDS encoding cobalamin biosynthesis protein produces MIVAGLGCRRGTSADDVEVALILACSKAGIDLSSIDSLATGTIKEDEPGILQLATRLNLPLHIARDDELREAAPLTQTVSRHSLAKTSSPSLSEAAALAGVDGPAVLLVARVIAEGATCALAQSRTIP; encoded by the coding sequence ATGATCGTCGCGGGGCTCGGATGCCGCAGAGGAACGAGCGCGGACGACGTTGAGGTAGCGCTGATCCTTGCTTGCAGCAAGGCCGGGATCGACTTGTCGTCGATCGACTCCCTGGCGACGGGCACAATCAAGGAGGACGAGCCGGGCATTTTGCAGCTCGCGACACGGCTGAACTTGCCGCTTCATATTGCCCGAGACGATGAACTGCGGGAAGCTGCGCCGCTGACGCAGACCGTCTCGCGACACAGCCTGGCGAAAACATCCTCCCCCAGCCTTTCCGAAGCCGCGGCCCTGGCTGGAGTAGATGGTCCGGCCGTCCTGCTGGTAGCCCGAGTGATAGCCGAAGGCGCCACATGTGCTCTTGCTCAATCGAGAACCATACCATGA
- the cobM gene encoding precorrin-4 C(11)-methyltransferase, with protein sequence MTVHFIGAGPGAADLITVRGRDILSRSPVCLYAGSIMSRELLAYCPPHARIVDTGSLSLEEIETEYLAAHRQGQDVARLHSGDLSVWSAVAEQIRRLEKHGIDYTLTPGVPSFAAAAAALRRELTIPEVAQSVVLTRISGRASKMPDGETLAAFGATGATLAIHLAIHALDRVVSELTPHYGEDCPVAIVVRASWPEERIVEGTLKDIEARLAAEPLERTALIFVGRGLRTTNFRESRLYDADYVRRFRPGWPQEEEASE encoded by the coding sequence ATGACAGTTCACTTCATCGGCGCGGGCCCCGGAGCCGCCGATCTGATCACCGTACGCGGACGCGACATTCTCTCCCGCTCGCCCGTCTGCCTCTATGCCGGCTCGATCATGTCGCGGGAACTGCTGGCCTATTGCCCGCCGCATGCACGAATCGTGGATACGGGTTCCCTCTCCCTCGAGGAAATCGAGACGGAGTACCTGGCCGCCCACCGGCAAGGTCAGGACGTAGCCCGCCTGCATTCCGGCGACCTTTCCGTATGGAGTGCCGTAGCGGAGCAGATCCGGCGCCTTGAGAAGCACGGCATCGACTACACGTTGACGCCGGGCGTGCCCTCCTTCGCCGCCGCCGCGGCCGCTCTGCGGCGGGAACTGACAATCCCGGAAGTGGCACAAAGCGTGGTCCTGACACGGATCTCGGGCCGCGCATCGAAGATGCCGGACGGTGAAACCCTGGCCGCCTTCGGGGCGACGGGCGCCACACTCGCCATCCACCTCGCGATCCATGCGCTCGATAGGGTGGTGAGCGAGCTGACCCCGCACTACGGCGAGGATTGCCCGGTCGCGATCGTCGTAAGGGCCTCATGGCCGGAAGAGAGGATCGTCGAGGGCACGCTGAAGGACATCGAAGCAAGGCTGGCCGCCGAACCGCTGGAACGCACGGCTCTGATCTTCGTCGGCAGGGGATTGCGTACAACGAATTTCCGCGAGAGCCGGCTCTATGACGCGGATTACGTCCGTCGATTCCGCCCGGGCTGGCCTCAGGAGGAAGAGGCCTCGGAATGA
- a CDS encoding cobalt-precorrin-5B (C(1))-methyltransferase — translation MDVEGKNLRRGWTTGTCAAAASKAACQALLGGEFPALVEVTLPGGQRPAFALAMEERDEGLARAGVVKDAGDDPDVTHGALIISTVREAFPGSGITFRAGQGVGTVTRAGLPLAVGEPAINPVPRKMIAAAIAEVAGPMADLEIEISVAGGELLAEKTLNPRLGILGGISILGTTGIVIPFSCAAWIHSIWRGIDVARAAGLSHIAGSTGNTSEKAVAAYHGLPEIALIDMGDFVGGMLKYLRSHPVERVTIAGGVAKMTKLAQGMLDVHSKRGMADLAALAELARDAGASEALAARIAAANTVAGAFEEAEAEGLDLGERVARLAWRTAAKALGRPDIALEILVFDREGRPKGRAPFTPSDHSEASSS, via the coding sequence ATGGATGTCGAAGGCAAGAACCTGCGCCGCGGCTGGACGACGGGAACCTGTGCGGCTGCGGCCAGCAAGGCGGCCTGTCAGGCGCTGCTCGGAGGTGAATTTCCGGCCCTTGTCGAGGTGACACTGCCGGGCGGGCAGCGTCCGGCCTTTGCGCTTGCCATGGAAGAGCGCGACGAAGGCCTTGCCCGAGCCGGCGTCGTCAAGGATGCGGGTGATGACCCGGACGTCACCCATGGGGCACTGATCATCAGCACGGTCCGGGAAGCGTTCCCGGGCTCGGGCATCACGTTCCGGGCCGGCCAGGGCGTGGGCACGGTAACGCGGGCGGGCCTGCCGCTGGCGGTCGGGGAGCCCGCCATCAATCCAGTTCCACGGAAAATGATTGCCGCCGCGATCGCCGAAGTGGCCGGACCCATGGCAGACCTGGAAATAGAGATCTCCGTTGCGGGCGGTGAACTGCTGGCGGAAAAGACCCTGAACCCGCGGCTCGGTATACTCGGCGGGATCTCCATCCTGGGCACGACCGGCATCGTCATTCCATTCTCCTGCGCGGCATGGATCCATTCGATCTGGCGGGGCATCGATGTCGCCCGTGCTGCAGGGCTTAGCCATATCGCAGGCTCGACCGGCAATACGTCCGAGAAGGCCGTGGCGGCCTATCACGGTCTGCCGGAGATCGCCCTGATCGATATGGGAGATTTTGTCGGTGGCATGCTCAAATATCTGCGCAGCCATCCGGTCGAGCGGGTGACGATCGCCGGCGGCGTCGCGAAGATGACGAAGCTCGCGCAAGGCATGCTCGACGTTCATTCCAAACGCGGTATGGCCGATCTTGCAGCCCTTGCGGAGCTTGCAAGAGATGCCGGCGCTTCCGAGGCCCTGGCGGCGCGGATCGCCGCGGCCAATACGGTAGCCGGCGCGTTCGAAGAGGCTGAAGCAGAGGGATTGGACCTCGGAGAACGGGTCGCCAGACTTGCCTGGCGAACCGCGGCCAAGGCCCTTGGGCGCCCCGACATCGCACTCGAGATCCTGGTGTTCGATCGTGAGGGCAGGCCGAAGGGCAGGGCACCGTTTACGCCGAGCGATCATTCCGAGGCCTCTTCCTCCTGA
- the cobA gene encoding uroporphyrinogen-III C-methyltransferase, translated as MSLTDMIASACAATPDFASGHVWLAGAGPGHPRYLTLEVADALAKCDCVVYDALVSAEVLALAGTAELHFAGKRGGKPSATQESITATLIELARAGRRVLRLKGGDPFVFGRGGEEAEALAKAGIPFRVLPGLTSSLAALASAHIPVTMRGISRSITLATGHAAGTPDDLDWRALARVGEPIIVYMGLKMIGEISRLLIEGGLSPETPTAVLMSATTPDERLLVATLATVEAEVQRQDFAAPALIVIGDIVSMRNVLNSGDGS; from the coding sequence ATGAGCTTGACTGACATGATCGCCTCGGCCTGCGCCGCAACGCCCGATTTCGCATCAGGTCATGTCTGGCTCGCGGGCGCCGGGCCGGGGCATCCCCGCTACCTGACCCTCGAGGTCGCGGACGCGCTGGCAAAGTGCGACTGCGTCGTCTACGACGCGCTGGTTTCGGCCGAGGTTCTCGCTCTCGCAGGAACCGCGGAGCTGCATTTCGCCGGCAAGCGTGGCGGCAAGCCGTCTGCCACTCAGGAGAGCATAACCGCAACACTCATTGAGCTCGCCCGCGCCGGTCGCAGGGTTCTTCGCCTGAAGGGGGGCGACCCCTTCGTCTTCGGCCGGGGCGGAGAGGAGGCAGAGGCACTGGCGAAGGCGGGCATCCCATTCCGCGTCCTGCCTGGCCTCACATCCTCGCTCGCCGCCCTCGCGTCCGCGCATATTCCCGTCACCATGCGTGGCATCAGCCGCTCCATTACGCTTGCCACAGGCCATGCGGCCGGCACTCCGGATGATCTGGACTGGCGCGCGCTCGCCCGCGTCGGGGAACCCATCATCGTCTATATGGGGCTGAAGATGATCGGCGAGATCAGCCGGCTTCTGATCGAAGGCGGACTTTCGCCCGAGACACCGACGGCAGTCCTGATGTCCGCCACGACACCTGATGAACGGCTTCTCGTCGCAACGCTTGCGACGGTGGAAGCGGAGGTCCAGCGGCAGGACTTCGCCGCACCCGCGCTCATCGTCATCGGCGACATCGTCTCCATGCGGAATGTGCTCAATTCCGGGGACGGCTCATGA
- a CDS encoding cobyrinate a,c-diamide synthase produces MSARALIIGAPRSGSGKTSVTIGLLRAFARRGVKVRGIKTGPDYIDPGFHEAATGAPGLNLDSWAMAPELLRHLVSEHAEDTELLIIESAMGLFDGIRSEPGRTGAASDLASLFGIPVLLVLDVSGQSRTAAAIACGFVHYDPQVRIAGCILNRAGSERHRHLCTDAINDIGLPVVGTVLRDPSLTLPERHLGLVQAHEHPEVDAHIDRLADAMEASLDLDAIFAAAAPLHIPSGSAELALAPPGQRIALAQDAAFTFLYPHLGRHWRACGAELVPFSPLANEAPADGCDVCWLPGGYPELHAGRLAAADNFRTGLARFAERHPVHGECGGYMVLGEKLEDADGVTHRMAGLLSHGTSFAKRKMNLGYRQATLLVDGPLGRKGDRIRGHEFHYARVVSPGHDEPLAQIADGLGTPIGPSGARRGLVSGSFFHAIARGEID; encoded by the coding sequence ATGAGTGCGCGCGCGCTGATCATCGGCGCCCCGCGATCCGGCTCCGGCAAGACGAGCGTCACCATCGGCTTGCTGAGGGCCTTTGCCCGCCGCGGCGTCAAGGTTCGCGGCATCAAGACCGGCCCGGACTACATCGACCCGGGCTTTCATGAAGCCGCTACCGGCGCGCCCGGCCTCAATCTCGACAGCTGGGCTATGGCACCTGAACTGCTTCGCCACCTGGTAAGTGAACACGCCGAGGATACCGAGCTTCTGATCATCGAAAGTGCCATGGGACTTTTCGATGGTATCCGAAGCGAACCAGGCCGTACTGGTGCCGCCTCCGATCTCGCAAGCCTCTTCGGGATCCCCGTCCTGCTCGTGCTCGATGTGTCGGGTCAGTCGCGGACGGCCGCAGCGATAGCCTGCGGATTTGTCCATTACGACCCGCAGGTTCGCATTGCCGGCTGCATCCTCAATCGCGCCGGCAGCGAGCGCCATCGCCACCTTTGCACGGATGCCATCAACGACATCGGGCTACCCGTTGTCGGCACCGTTCTCCGGGATCCGTCGCTGACCCTGCCGGAGCGCCATCTGGGTCTGGTGCAGGCCCATGAGCATCCCGAAGTCGATGCCCATATCGACAGGCTGGCGGATGCGATGGAAGCGTCACTGGATCTGGATGCGATCTTTGCAGCGGCGGCCCCGCTCCACATACCCTCAGGCTCTGCGGAGTTGGCGCTCGCACCACCAGGACAACGCATCGCACTGGCACAGGATGCCGCCTTCACCTTTCTCTACCCTCACCTCGGTCGCCATTGGCGAGCCTGCGGTGCAGAACTGGTGCCGTTCTCGCCGCTGGCCAACGAGGCGCCTGCAGACGGATGCGACGTCTGCTGGCTGCCGGGGGGATACCCTGAACTTCATGCAGGCCGCCTTGCCGCCGCCGACAACTTCCGTACCGGACTTGCGCGCTTTGCCGAACGACATCCCGTTCATGGTGAGTGCGGCGGCTATATGGTGCTTGGTGAGAAGCTGGAAGATGCCGACGGCGTGACGCATCGGATGGCCGGACTGCTCTCGCACGGTACGAGCTTTGCAAAGCGCAAGATGAACCTCGGCTACCGCCAGGCAACGCTCCTTGTCGATGGCCCGCTCGGACGCAAGGGCGACAGGATCCGTGGCCACGAATTCCACTACGCGCGGGTCGTATCGCCCGGCCACGACGAACCTCTCGCCCAGATCGCCGACGGCCTCGGCACCCCCATCGGCCCCTCCGGCGCCCGCCGCGGCCTCGTCAGCGGCAGCTTCTTCCACGCAATCGCGAGGGGAGAAATCGATTAG
- a CDS encoding NAD-dependent epimerase/dehydratase family protein: MARVLLTGSTGFVGRRVARTLSSAGFLVTRAVRSTGDKDAIKVGSINAETDWRPALDGCDAVVHLAARTPAAGVDTEEFTAVNDLGTARLVAQARETGVEKFILMSSIFAVTANANEEVVDDFMSTCTTLPYGRSKLAAEAHVAAFASGGRTGISLRPPLVYDATAKGNWYLLQKLAATGLPLPFGRAHNRRSMISLANLTDAVLVALRGACPERSGAYAVADNESLSLSQILTRLREGMGKSPRLVPLPLSLLEAPLKLVGRGAVTQSLFGTLEINSTRFRQTFGWSPPESAQEAILRSGREFSDVH; encoded by the coding sequence ATGGCAAGAGTTCTCCTGACGGGTTCAACCGGTTTCGTCGGACGAAGGGTGGCCCGCACCCTAAGCTCCGCGGGTTTTTTGGTCACTCGAGCCGTACGAAGTACGGGCGATAAAGATGCGATCAAGGTCGGGTCGATAAACGCAGAAACCGACTGGCGCCCAGCACTCGATGGATGCGATGCCGTCGTGCATCTCGCCGCGCGAACACCGGCAGCCGGAGTAGATACAGAAGAGTTCACCGCGGTAAACGATCTAGGAACAGCCCGCCTTGTCGCGCAGGCGCGGGAAACAGGCGTTGAGAAGTTCATCTTGATGTCGAGCATTTTTGCCGTAACGGCGAATGCGAATGAGGAAGTTGTCGACGATTTCATGTCAACTTGCACAACTCTTCCCTACGGCCGTTCGAAGCTCGCTGCCGAAGCCCACGTTGCGGCTTTCGCCAGCGGAGGCAGGACCGGCATTTCGCTTCGCCCTCCGCTGGTCTATGACGCGACCGCTAAAGGCAATTGGTATCTCCTGCAAAAGCTTGCTGCGACGGGCCTGCCCTTGCCCTTTGGCCGAGCCCATAATCGGCGATCAATGATTTCGCTCGCCAATCTAACGGACGCGGTGCTCGTTGCCCTGCGAGGAGCGTGTCCGGAGCGTTCCGGAGCGTATGCGGTCGCCGACAACGAGAGCCTAAGCCTTTCGCAGATTCTTACGCGCCTGCGTGAGGGGATGGGAAAATCTCCCCGTCTGGTGCCTCTTCCCCTGAGCCTGCTTGAGGCGCCACTAAAGCTAGTTGGCCGCGGCGCCGTTACACAAAGCCTCTTCGGCACTCTGGAGATTAATTCGACGCGGTTTCGTCAGACGTTTGGCTGGTCGCCGCCTGAATCTGCGCAAGAGGCGATACTTCGTTCCGGCCGGGAGTTCTCCGATGTGCACTAG